The Pelmatolapia mariae isolate MD_Pm_ZW linkage group LG10_11, Pm_UMD_F_2, whole genome shotgun sequence genome includes a region encoding these proteins:
- the arhgef5 gene encoding uncharacterized protein arhgef5 isoform X1: MGKMANDRDREMQRYRDRNRDKERRKETDRQGKEGGRELKEDRRDRREYEPERDRKRRGKEAGTRIVDATGRSSRSPKEWAPGPPARAHSSGEWSSDPDNENRHRRYRDRYEERESRRDSSFEKKRERETWRDQDRTADKSQRQIRNERQESNKGERTGSMPEQRRMWLEPQRGKNSTDKFVDSKRHTERKELRGEGEMSMYSQTERGRDGRPVKEEPDCERRQGGRSEYREDAQREQEGVGADQENVGEIRTGKEHMSDNDAGVEESWQRDEQGDNVIDDREDENGSNNWPPSESEGGSEAGWKKERNEMLSTEDGFVTMSSGGEDSEEGFRDCQEFQEGGTQAPAGFQGFVGDQKREEGRTVGEAETADGEDQGEEKQPKYVFCVVGQTLPRSKPSNILPLQVDQIGGVERSDTNLETHHELVDDITQQPQNDLLQRSCRNDEHPMINNRDTGSEHKVQREERLSTEEATESKIHSRAPSAVHNLKYGKEMRRKVKQSYSEMGRKDSKTERLLQEWRKKNKEPADKKEMQTPISQSEMDQLQPILDQINTTGMSPEEVEAIRIRLSGTWSVSEEPKRHSQAPHLKWAKNVVREILGHSEEEPSTEAQEDQPAASQTETSNANPQEEVAEETREVPAIKLSMEEDDLEPELEELFDARGMEQSQAHMHADQFTAMHVVTHTHTHADTALESERKEDCSMDKTTLEPSGEVQLGKSDIKVTVSETEDDEVNLKEIEKEELREKEAEMYLSANNTLYKPNSCPILYHDCESELLCPSSEGESQGVDYGRDESEEERQGREPEDRVNAVDVIVPELTEVNSVEAEGQVGNLESSYSSQKLGSKVPSRRKGVRKTTQRRNVDVEEDEGVGRDRRTRVFYATDDENDWSQSLEEPRLRGLLGTSNSRFYNAAQLYQQYSEAAQNFEILRQARSEFLSVSEDHTSSPLPSPPPARRALPPIPPQPHAQSFSHTGSVSIQSLPLPERPKGERRASSPRLSISQSSSLWRDLPGVRNSAELDELTEDQRRLQEVRFEVITSEASYCRSLEIVVDHFVKSKQLGAQLTTQDKNWLFSRLVDVRAISHSFLSKLEERVESDVMHFTVCDIIYRQCPLFRKAYVPYLTNQSYQDATYQRLMNENPRFKMIVEKMEKSAVCQRLPLRSFLVLPFQRITRLKLLVQNIVKRTTRGTAEATQAIKALKQLEKIIQDGNDSISQMKSIESLVSLSAKVDFECKTLPLISQSRRMAREGPVTQLMDFSLKETERNAYLHLFNDYLLLSLPKEGGRFTVIDHCPVSELRVENCRVKLHSLQKNLFRLYMAQKSLLLRTDAPSDKLRWISALSRPHTEVDFSSAQDFEQMQCIRAFFAQQPDELSLEKADVILVHQESSDNWVEGTKLSDRQRGWVPKSHLETIASSRVKNHNLSDALKLTAATATA; encoded by the exons ATGGGCAAAATGGCAAATGACAGAGATCGAGAAATGCAGCGATATagagacagaaacagagacaaagaaagaaggaaagaaactgACAGGCAGGGCAAGGAAGGTGGGAGAGAATTAAAGGAAGATAGAAGAGATAGAAGAGAGTACGAGCCTGAGAGAGACAGGAAAAGGAGGGGAAAAGAAGCTGGTACTAGAATAGTTGATGCAACAGGCAGGAGCAGTCGATCACCGAAGGAGTGGGCTCCCGGTCCACCAGCACGAGctcacagcagtggagagtggAGCAGTGATCCTGACAATGAGAATAGACACAGAAGATACAGGGACAGGTATGAAGAACGGGAATCAAGGAGAGACAGCagttttgaaaagaaaagagagagagaaacatggAGGGATCAAGACAGAACTGCTGATAAAAGTCAAAGGCAAATAAGAAATGAGAGACAAGAGAGCAATAAAGGAGAAAGGACTGGCAGTATGCCAGAGCAGAGAAGGATGTGGTTAGAGCCACAGAGGGGCAAGAATAGCACAGACAAATTTGTAGACAGCAAGAGGCACACAGAGCGGAAAGAGCTACGAGGAGAAGGAGAGATGAGTATGTACTCACAGAcggagagaggaagagatggGCGACCAGTAAAAGAGGAACCAGATTGTGAAAGAAGGCAGGGGGGGAGAAGTGAGTACAGGGAAGACGCACAGAGGGAACAGGAGGGAGTCGGTGCAGATCAGGAGAATGTGGGGGAAATCAGGACAGGGAAGGAACATATGTCTGACAATGATGCAGGGGTTGAGGAAAGCTGGCAAAGGGATGAACAAGGAGACAACGTCATAGACGACAGAGAGGATGAGAATGGGAGCAATAACTGGCCACCCTCTGAGAGTGAAGGAGGAAGTGAGGCAGGgtggaagaaagagagaaatgaaaTGCTGTCCACAGAGGATGGCTTCGTGACCATGTCAAGTGGAGGAGAGGACAGTGAAGAAGGGTTTAGGGACTGTCAGGAATTCCAGGAAGGTGGAACCCAGGCACCTGCTGGCTTCCAGGGGTTTGTGGGAGATCAGAAGAGGGAGGAAGGACGGACAGTGGGGGAGGCGGAAACAGCTGACGGGGAGGATCAGGGGGAGGAGAAGCAGCCAAAGTACGTCTTCTGTGTGGTTGGGCAAACTCTTCCCCGATCAAAACCCAGCAATATTTTACCATTGCAGGTTGATCAGATTGGAGGAGTGGAAAGAAGCGACACGAATTTAGAAACTCACCATGAGTTGGTTGATGACATCACTCAGCAGCCTCAGAATGACTTGCTTCAGAGATCATGTAGAAATGATGAGCACCCAATGATAAACAACCGGGACACAGGAAGTGAGCATAAAGTTCAGAGGGAGGAGAGGCTCTCCACGGAAGAAGCAACTGAAAGCAAAATCCACTCCAGAGCGCCTTCAGCGGTTCATAACTTAAAATATGGAAAGGAAATGAGACGTAAAGTGAAACAGTCGTATTCTGAAATGGGAAGAAAGGACTCAAAAACTGAAAGACTTCTCCAGGaatggagaaagaaaaataaagagccAGCAGACAAAAAAGAGATGCAAACTCCAATTTCTCAATCGGAGATGGATCAACTGCAGCCCATCTTGGATCAGATAAACACTACAGGAATGAGTCCAGAGGAGGTGGAAGCTATTCGGATCAGACTGAGTGGGACATGGAGCGTGTCTGAGGAGCCCAAGCGGCATTCCCAAGCCCCCCACCTTAAATGGGCTAAAAATGTGGTCCGTGAGATCCTGGGACATTCAGAGGAAGAACCAAGCACAGAGGCCCAGGAAGATCAACCAGCTGCCAGCCAGACTGAGACCAGCAACGCCAATCCACAAGAGGAAGTTGCAGAAGAAACAAGGGAGGTGCCTGCGATTAAGCTGAGTATGGAAGAAGATGACTTAGAGCCAGAGCTGGAAGAGCTGTTCGATGCGAGAGGTATGGAGCAGAGCCAAGCCCACATGCATGCTGACCAGTTCACGGCTATGCATGTTGTaacgcatacacacactcatgctGACACGGCGCTAGAATCAGAAAGGAAGGAAGATTGCAGCATGGACAAAACAACTTTAGAGCCTTCTGGTGAAGTTCAGTTAGGAAAGTCAGACATAAAGGTGACAGTCAGTGAAACTGAAGACGATGAGGTTAATTTGAAAGAAATCGAAAAAGAAGAACTCAGAGAGAAGGAAGCGGAGATGTATTTAAGTGCGAACAACACCCTTTACAAGCCTAACAGCTGCCCTATTCTTTATCATGACTGTGAGTCTGAGCTCCTGTGCCCCTCTAGTGAGGGTGAGAGCCAGGGGGTGGACTATGGAAGGGATGAAAGTGAAGAAGAAAGACAAGGAAGGGAGCCCGAAGACAGGGTTAATGCAGTGGACGTGATAGTACCAGAACTGACTGAGGTGAATAGCGTAGAGGCAGAAGGGCAAGTAGGGAATCTGGAGAGCTCCTACAGTTCTCAGAAACTGGGTTCCAAAGTGCCGTCTCGAAGAAAGGGAGTCCGTAAAACAACTCAAAGAAGAAATGTAGACGTGGAAGAAGATGAAGGTGTTGGAAGGGATCGCAGAACCAGAGTATTTTATGCAACAG ATGATGAGAATGATTGGAGCCAAAGCTTGGAAGAACCGAGGTTGAG GGGTCTTTTGGGCACAAGTAATTCAAGGTTTTACA ATGCTGCACAACTCTATCAGCAATACAGCGAGGCAGCCCAGAACTTTGAGATCCTGCGTCAGGCTCGCTCTGAATTCCTCTCTGTGAGTGAGGACCATACTTCGTCTCCTCTTCCCTCACCTCCTCCTGCCCGCAGAGCTCTTCCTCCCATTCCCCCACAACCACATGCCCAGTCCTTCTCCCACACAGGCTCTGTCTCTATCCAAAGCTTGCCTCTCCCTGAACGCCCCAAGGGTGAACGTAGAGCTTCTTCCCCGCGTCTGTCAATCTCACAGTCGTCCTCGCTGTGGCGAGATCTGCCGGGGGTCAGGAACAGTGCTGAGCTAGATGAGCTCACAGAGGACCAGAGGCGACTACAAGAG GTGAGGTTTGAAGTTATTACCTCGGAAGCCTCCTACTGCCGGAGTTTGGAAATTGTCGTTGACCACTTTGTCAAGTCTAAACAGCTGGGGGCGCAGTTGACCACTCAGGACAAGAACTGGCTCTTCTCAAGGCTGGTTGATGTTCGTGCCATTAGCCACAG ttttctgtcaAAACTGGAGGAGCGGGTGGAATCAGACGTCATGCACTTCACTGTCTGCGACATCATTTATCGGCAGTGTCCGCTCTTCAGAAAAGCCTATGTGCCCTACCTCACCAACCAGTCCTATCAGGATGCAACTTATCAGAGACTCAT GAATGAGAATCCAAGGTTTAAAATGATCGTGGAGAAAATGGAGAAGAGTGCTGTTTGTCAGAGACTTCCTCTTCGCTCCTTCCTTGTGCTTCCCTTCCAAAGGATTACAAGACTTAAGTTGCTGGTCCAG AATATTGTCAAGAGAACAACACGCGGCACGGCGGAGGCAACGCAGGCCATCAAAGCTCTAAAACAACTGGAGAAG ATTATTCAAGACGGTAATGACAGCATCTCTCAAATGAAAAGCATCGAGTCTCTGGTCTCTCTCAGCGCTAAGGTGGACTTTGAGTGCAAG ACTCTTCCTTTGATTAGCCAGTCTCGGAGGATGGCTCGAGAAGGTCCTGTCACTCAGCTGATGGATTTCTCTCTTAAGGAGACGGAGAGAAATGCTTATTTGCACCTCTTCAATGACTACTTGCTGCTTTCACTACCAAAGGA AGGGGGAAGATTTACAGTAATTGATCACTGTCCAGTATCAGAGCTGCGTGTCGAGAACTGTCGTGTCAAACTTCACTCCCTACAGAAGAATCTGTTCCGGTTGTATATGGCGCAAAAATCCCTGCTCCTCAGGACTGATGCACC GAGTGATAAGCTTCGTTGGATATCCGCCCTCTCCAGGCCCCATACTGAAGTAGATTTTTCTAGTGCACAAG ATTTCGAACAGATGCAATGTATCCGAGCTTTTTTTGCTCAGCAGCCAGATGAGTTGTCCTTAGAAAAAGCTGATGTCATTCTTGTGCACCAGGAAAGCAGTGATA ACTGGGTAGAAGGGACGAAGCTCTCTGATCGGCAACGTGGATGGGTGCCCAAATCCCATCTGGAAACCATAGCCAGCTCCAGAGTCAAGAATCACAACCTGTCAGATGCTCTCAAACTGACAGCGGCCACAGCCACAGCCTGA